In one Agrobacterium tumefaciens genomic region, the following are encoded:
- a CDS encoding LysM peptidoglycan-binding domain-containing protein — protein sequence MKNNKAGLLALIVLGIASLLMIFFVLPRISNDGKPIGDAINEAGNAVKNSVEMGSDKAGDILSDAAQETANIADKVGRLAASATQSIKDLTTLFADSKVPSDADFATARKKVEASLKELTNIEIPETLDETTSRLITTARSAAERTTAFLRGLPDSAAAAAAQVRRLAGVFTGTDDGAAQPAQPAAAPAPGDAAQATPGAPTFDVLRVEPDGSAVVAGKAQPGAKLEILSNGKVIAQTTIDGTGDFAAVFDNPLPPGDHELVLRSTDASGKATQSEEVATVSVPENKAGELLAMVSKPGKASRVLAMPEAAPPALQPQQAAQSQQPAATSETGASNTPAPAAGATAPAAAPLTSTVQVSAVEFEGSKIFVAGSAPAASTVRALVDDKEIGKTTAEASGHFVIEGNVELTVGSHIITVEELNADGTVKVRVRVPFERPQTDQATVAMQAPSAATATAAPVENQSTASDRAAFEKLRTDVAKAFGILSNLYKDQATPALDQAIAGRSAVVIGLKSLSEFRTAAATEPAFTAFAGDIAAKARQLLTSVEAWPNDVAAIGKGIASLASRLAELHITAPPAPAPQAPAGPQTFEQAPLAESQNSVIIRRGDTLWQISRRVYGQGVRYTTIYLANEDQIKNPDLIEPGQIFGVPKEALPNAEELHRKRLKGGS from the coding sequence ATGAAAAACAATAAAGCCGGTTTGCTGGCGCTGATCGTGTTGGGGATTGCGTCCCTGCTCATGATCTTTTTCGTCCTGCCGAGGATTTCCAATGACGGCAAACCGATCGGCGACGCCATCAACGAGGCGGGCAATGCCGTGAAGAACAGCGTCGAAATGGGCAGCGACAAGGCCGGAGACATTCTGTCCGACGCCGCCCAGGAGACCGCCAATATTGCCGACAAGGTCGGGCGTCTCGCCGCTTCCGCGACCCAGTCGATCAAGGATCTGACTACACTTTTCGCCGATAGCAAGGTTCCTTCCGACGCCGATTTCGCGACAGCGCGCAAGAAGGTCGAGGCATCGCTCAAAGAACTGACCAACATCGAAATTCCTGAAACGCTGGATGAAACCACGTCGCGGCTGATCACCACGGCCCGTTCGGCGGCCGAACGCACCACGGCCTTCCTGCGCGGCCTGCCCGACAGCGCGGCGGCGGCGGCAGCACAGGTGCGTCGCCTGGCAGGCGTTTTTACCGGCACCGATGATGGCGCAGCCCAGCCGGCCCAGCCCGCAGCGGCCCCCGCACCCGGCGATGCCGCCCAGGCCACGCCCGGCGCGCCGACTTTCGATGTGCTGCGCGTCGAGCCGGATGGCTCAGCCGTTGTCGCGGGCAAGGCACAGCCCGGCGCGAAGCTCGAAATTCTCAGCAACGGCAAGGTGATCGCGCAGACGACGATCGACGGCACCGGTGATTTCGCCGCCGTTTTCGACAATCCCCTGCCCCCCGGCGATCATGAGCTGGTGCTGCGCTCGACCGACGCGAGCGGCAAGGCGACGCAATCGGAAGAAGTCGCAACCGTTTCCGTGCCCGAGAACAAGGCAGGCGAACTTCTGGCCATGGTTTCCAAACCCGGCAAGGCAAGCCGCGTGCTGGCAATGCCGGAGGCCGCACCTCCAGCCCTTCAGCCCCAGCAAGCCGCGCAATCGCAGCAGCCTGCGGCCACCTCCGAAACAGGCGCCAGCAACACGCCCGCCCCTGCCGCCGGCGCCACGGCTCCGGCCGCTGCGCCGCTGACATCGACCGTTCAGGTCAGCGCCGTTGAATTCGAGGGATCGAAGATTTTCGTTGCCGGTTCCGCGCCTGCTGCCTCGACGGTGCGCGCGCTGGTCGATGACAAGGAAATCGGCAAGACCACGGCGGAGGCCTCCGGCCATTTCGTCATCGAGGGTAATGTCGAACTGACCGTTGGCAGCCATATCATCACCGTCGAAGAGCTGAATGCCGACGGCACGGTGAAGGTGCGCGTGCGCGTTCCCTTCGAGCGCCCGCAGACCGATCAGGCGACCGTCGCCATGCAGGCGCCTTCCGCCGCCACGGCGACCGCTGCACCCGTTGAGAACCAGAGCACGGCAAGCGACCGCGCTGCCTTCGAAAAGCTGCGCACGGATGTTGCGAAGGCTTTCGGCATTCTCTCCAATCTCTACAAGGATCAGGCCACGCCTGCACTCGACCAGGCGATTGCCGGCCGCTCCGCCGTGGTGATTGGCCTGAAGTCGCTCTCCGAGTTCCGTACTGCCGCAGCCACCGAACCGGCCTTCACCGCCTTTGCGGGCGACATCGCCGCCAAGGCCCGCCAGCTGCTGACATCCGTCGAGGCATGGCCGAACGACGTGGCGGCAATCGGCAAGGGCATTGCTTCGCTCGCAAGCCGCCTCGCCGAACTCCACATTACGGCGCCGCCCGCTCCCGCGCCGCAGGCACCTGCCGGTCCGCAGACCTTCGAACAGGCGCCGCTCGCCGAAAGCCAGAACAGCGTCATCATCCGCCGTGGCGACACGCTGTGGCAGATTTCCCGCCGCGTTTATGGACAGGGCGTGCGTTACACCACGATCTACCTCGCCAATGAGGACCAGATCAAAAACCCTGACCTGATCGAGCCCGGCCAGATTTTCGGCGTGCCGAAAGAGGCCCTGCCGAATGCTGAGGAACTTCACCGCAAGCGGCTGAAAGGCGGCTCCTGA